A genomic window from Streptomyces sp. HUAS YS2 includes:
- a CDS encoding serine protease, whose protein sequence is MVRFLQRAVAAGAVVLAAVSLQPTSTATAGTMPVVGGTRAAQGEFPWMVRLSMGCGGSLITPQVVLTAAHCVSGSGNNTSITATAGVVDLQSSSAIKVKSTKVYQAPGYNGTGKDWALIKLASPITSLPNLKIAETTAYNSGTFTVAGWGATREGGSQQRYLRKATVPFVSDAECKSAYSELVAGEEICAGYNEGGVDTCQGDSGGPMFRRDNAGAWTQVGIVSWGYGCARAGYPGVYTEVSTFASAIKSAAASL, encoded by the coding sequence CTGGTGCGTTTCCTGCAGAGAGCGGTCGCGGCCGGCGCCGTCGTCCTCGCCGCGGTCAGCCTCCAGCCCACCTCCACCGCCACCGCCGGGACCATGCCGGTCGTCGGCGGCACCCGCGCCGCCCAGGGCGAGTTCCCCTGGATGGTCCGGCTCTCCATGGGCTGCGGCGGCTCGCTGATCACCCCGCAGGTCGTCCTCACCGCCGCGCACTGCGTGAGCGGCTCCGGCAACAACACGAGCATCACCGCGACCGCGGGCGTCGTCGACCTGCAGAGCAGCAGCGCGATCAAGGTCAAGTCGACCAAGGTCTACCAGGCCCCCGGCTACAACGGGACGGGCAAGGACTGGGCCCTGATCAAGCTCGCCTCGCCGATCACCTCACTGCCCAACCTCAAGATCGCCGAGACGACCGCGTACAACAGCGGCACGTTCACGGTCGCCGGCTGGGGCGCCACCCGCGAGGGCGGCAGCCAGCAGCGGTACCTGCGCAAGGCCACCGTGCCGTTCGTCTCCGACGCCGAGTGCAAGAGCGCCTACAGCGAGCTCGTCGCCGGCGAGGAGATCTGCGCCGGCTACAACGAGGGCGGCGTCGACACCTGTCAGGGCGACTCCGGCGGCCCCATGTTCCGCCGCGACAACGCAGGCGCCTGGACCCAGGTCGGCATCGTGAGCTGGGGCTACGGCTGCGCCCGGGCCGGGTACCCCGGTGTCTACACCGAGGTCTCCACCTTCGCCTCCGCCATCAAGTCGGCGGCGGCGAGCCTGTAA
- a CDS encoding beta-galactosidase: protein MSEFAVGDTDFLLDGRPVRLLSGALHYFRVHEGQWEHRLGMLRAMGLNCVETYVPWNLYEPEPGRYGDVDALGRFLDAVERAGLWAIVRPGPYICAEWENGGLPHWLTGPLGRRVRTDDPEFVGPVEGWFRRLLPQVVERQVDRGGPVVMVQVENEYGSYGTDRGYLRRLADLLAQCGVTVPLFTSDGPEDHMLSGGSVPGVLATANFGSGAREAFAALRRHQPRGPLMCMEFWCGWFDHWGTEHAVRDAADAAGALREILECGASVNVFMAHGGTSFGGWAGANRDGELHEGALRATVTSYDYDAPIDERGRPTEKFWRFREVLAAYADGPLPEVPEPPARLGAPVSAVPAGWAAAAEVLEVLGDEERVAPLPLSFEELGVDRGLVRYRVEVPGPRQPYALAVAGLRDRAVVYVDGVRAGVLDEEDAVLPEPVAGPAVVELWVESLGRVNYGPRQAEPKGIAGGLRHERQYLHGVRARGLRLDAFTAEAVGKVPFAELEPEPGRGPGPGGGVGGGPGLYRVVLDVAGAGDAALALPGWGRGFAWVNGFCLGRYWSVGPQESLFVPGPVLREGPNEVWVLELEGPAGERVELA, encoded by the coding sequence ATGAGCGAGTTCGCCGTGGGTGACACGGACTTTCTGCTGGACGGGCGGCCGGTGCGGTTGCTGTCGGGGGCGCTGCACTACTTCCGGGTGCACGAGGGCCAGTGGGAGCACCGGTTGGGGATGCTCCGCGCGATGGGGCTCAACTGCGTGGAGACGTACGTGCCGTGGAACCTGTACGAGCCGGAGCCCGGCCGGTACGGGGACGTGGACGCGCTCGGCAGGTTCCTGGACGCGGTGGAGCGGGCCGGACTGTGGGCGATCGTGCGGCCGGGGCCGTACATCTGCGCGGAGTGGGAGAACGGCGGGCTGCCGCACTGGCTGACCGGGCCGCTGGGGCGGCGGGTGCGGACGGACGATCCGGAGTTCGTGGGGCCCGTGGAGGGCTGGTTCCGGCGGCTGCTGCCGCAGGTGGTGGAGCGGCAGGTCGACCGGGGCGGTCCGGTGGTGATGGTGCAGGTGGAGAACGAGTACGGCAGCTACGGCACCGACCGGGGGTATCTGCGGCGTCTCGCGGACCTGCTGGCGCAGTGCGGGGTGACGGTGCCGCTGTTCACCTCGGACGGGCCAGAGGACCACATGCTGTCGGGGGGTTCGGTGCCGGGGGTGCTGGCGACGGCGAACTTCGGCTCGGGCGCGCGGGAGGCGTTCGCGGCGCTGCGCCGCCACCAGCCGCGCGGGCCGCTGATGTGCATGGAGTTCTGGTGCGGCTGGTTCGACCACTGGGGCACGGAGCACGCGGTGCGGGACGCGGCGGACGCGGCCGGGGCGCTGCGGGAGATCCTGGAGTGCGGGGCGTCGGTGAACGTCTTCATGGCGCACGGCGGGACGAGCTTCGGCGGCTGGGCGGGGGCGAACCGGGACGGTGAGCTGCACGAGGGGGCGCTGCGGGCGACGGTGACCTCGTACGACTACGACGCGCCGATCGACGAGCGGGGGCGGCCGACGGAGAAGTTCTGGCGGTTCCGCGAGGTGCTCGCGGCGTACGCGGACGGACCGTTGCCCGAGGTGCCGGAGCCGCCGGCGCGGCTGGGTGCGCCGGTGTCGGCGGTGCCGGCCGGGTGGGCCGCGGCGGCGGAGGTGCTGGAGGTGCTGGGCGACGAGGAGCGGGTGGCGCCGCTGCCGCTGTCGTTCGAGGAGCTGGGCGTGGACCGGGGCCTGGTGCGCTACCGGGTGGAGGTGCCGGGGCCGCGGCAGCCGTACGCGCTGGCGGTGGCGGGGCTGCGGGACCGGGCGGTGGTGTACGTGGACGGGGTCCGGGCGGGGGTGCTCGACGAGGAGGACGCGGTGCTGCCGGAGCCGGTGGCCGGGCCCGCGGTGGTGGAGCTGTGGGTGGAGTCGCTGGGCCGGGTCAACTACGGGCCGCGGCAGGCGGAGCCGAAGGGGATCGCGGGCGGGCTGCGGCACGAGCGGCAGTACCTGCACGGGGTGCGGGCGCGGGGGCTGCGGCTCGACGCGTTCACGGCGGAGGCGGTCGGGAAGGTGCCGTTCGCGGAGCTGGAGCCGGAGCCGGGGCGTGGGCCGGGGCCCGGTGGCGGCGTCGGCGGCGGGCCGGGGCTGTACCGGGTGGTGCTGGACGTCGCGGGTGCCGGTGACGCGGCGCTCGCGCTGCCGGGGTGGGGCCGCGGGTTCGCGTGGGTGAACGGCTTCTGCCTGGGGCGGTACTGGTCGGTGGGCCCGCAGGAGTCGCTGTTCGTGCCCGGGCCGGTGCTGCGGGAGGGCCCGAACGAGGTGTGGGTGCTGGAGCTGGAGGGCCCGGCGGGCGAGCGGGTGGAGCTGGCGTGA
- a CDS encoding helix-turn-helix domain-containing protein, producing the protein MYHTWMRYFTPSPVHHRLGLVCLGVGLQHGALPTVGPRTLDHHVAVVVSAGSGWYRGPDGRRTTVTAPALIWLTPGVPHHYSADPGAGWDEAFVDFAGPATTTYTELGYIEPDRPVVPLSDAAGARSAIGRIARAARRGNPLLEVETGAAVHELLVALRRARADTNAEGDPVLTALARDAFQSLSVAEHAARHGMTPAELRTAVRRAAGCSPKDYLLTIRLGRAKELLAATELPVAAVARRVGYDDPAYFSRLFTRRVGTAPVRFREQQGRAVPGGWSDRIPDPEHPPTIAG; encoded by the coding sequence ATGTACCACACCTGGATGCGTTACTTCACGCCCAGCCCGGTCCACCACCGCCTCGGCCTGGTCTGCCTCGGCGTCGGCCTCCAGCACGGCGCCCTGCCCACCGTCGGCCCGCGCACCCTCGACCACCACGTCGCCGTCGTCGTCAGCGCCGGCAGCGGCTGGTACCGCGGCCCCGACGGCCGGCGCACCACCGTCACCGCCCCCGCGCTGATCTGGCTCACCCCCGGCGTCCCGCACCACTACTCCGCCGACCCCGGCGCCGGCTGGGACGAGGCCTTCGTCGACTTCGCCGGACCGGCCACCACCACCTACACCGAACTCGGCTACATCGAACCCGACCGCCCCGTCGTCCCCCTCTCCGACGCCGCCGGCGCACGCAGCGCCATCGGCCGGATCGCCAGGGCCGCCCGGCGCGGCAACCCGCTCCTGGAGGTCGAGACCGGCGCCGCCGTCCACGAACTCCTCGTCGCGCTGCGCCGCGCCCGCGCCGACACCAACGCCGAGGGCGACCCCGTCCTCACCGCCCTCGCCCGCGACGCCTTCCAGTCCCTGTCCGTCGCCGAACACGCCGCCCGGCACGGCATGACCCCCGCCGAGCTGCGCACCGCCGTCCGGCGCGCCGCCGGCTGTAGCCCCAAGGACTACCTGCTGACCATCCGGCTCGGCCGCGCCAAGGAACTCCTCGCCGCCACCGAACTGCCCGTCGCCGCCGTCGCCCGCCGGGTCGGCTACGACGACCCGGCGTACTTCTCCCGGCTGTTCACCCGAAGAGTGGGCACCGCGCCCGTCCGCTTCCGTGAGCAGCAGGGACGCGCCGTGCCCGGCGGCTGGAGCGACCGGATCCCGGATCCCGAACACCCTCCGACGATCGCCGGATGA
- a CDS encoding chorismate mutase, translating to MSDIDESVRAELTRLRESIDNIDAAVVHMLAERFKCTQQVGVLKAQHQLPPADPAREARQITRLRELAESAKLDPAFAEKLLNFIIAEVIRHHETIADTAEASAAGTEGTR from the coding sequence ATGAGCGACATCGACGAATCCGTACGGGCCGAGCTGACCCGGCTGCGCGAGAGCATCGACAACATCGACGCGGCGGTCGTCCACATGCTCGCCGAGCGCTTCAAGTGCACGCAGCAGGTTGGCGTCCTCAAGGCCCAGCACCAGCTGCCGCCGGCCGACCCGGCGCGCGAGGCCCGGCAGATCACCCGGCTGCGGGAGCTCGCCGAGAGCGCCAAGCTCGACCCGGCGTTCGCGGAGAAGCTGCTGAACTTCATCATCGCCGAGGTCATCCGGCACCACGAGACCATCGCCGACACGGCGGAGGCATCCGCCGCCGGCACGGAGGGAACACGCTGA
- a CDS encoding asparaginase produces MGRVTVFTLGGTISALGGDASRLTGAEVVGGAGVDVDVRDFRRLPSSSLTLADLHALADEVRATVAAGSGVVVVQGTDTLEETAFLLDLLCETREPIAVTGAMRRPDLPGADGPANIAAAVAVAADPRCRDLGVLVVLADEIHAARHVRKTHTTSVATFASPGAGPLGHVVEGVPRLLLRPAAPATTRPLTLDPDVRVALVTLSLGDRGELLDAVDDRFDGLVVAAFGAGHVPTWLVEPLEALATRIPVVLASRTGAGATLSQTYRGPGSEYDMLHRGLVPAGPLDPAKARLLLQALLSSGAKGPAGYDRPGITAAFTHLTGTGLA; encoded by the coding sequence ATGGGACGCGTCACCGTCTTCACGCTCGGGGGGACCATCTCGGCACTGGGCGGTGACGCGAGCCGGCTGACCGGCGCCGAGGTCGTCGGCGGCGCCGGCGTCGACGTCGACGTCCGCGACTTCCGCCGCCTGCCCAGCTCGTCGCTGACCCTGGCGGACCTGCACGCACTGGCCGACGAGGTACGGGCGACGGTCGCCGCCGGATCGGGCGTCGTCGTGGTCCAGGGCACCGACACCCTGGAGGAGACCGCCTTCCTCCTCGACCTCCTGTGCGAGACGCGCGAGCCGATCGCGGTCACCGGCGCGATGCGCCGCCCCGACCTGCCCGGCGCGGACGGCCCCGCCAACATCGCCGCCGCGGTCGCGGTCGCCGCGGACCCGCGCTGCCGCGACCTCGGCGTACTCGTCGTCCTCGCCGACGAGATCCACGCAGCCCGGCACGTCCGCAAGACCCACACCACCTCCGTGGCCACCTTCGCCTCGCCCGGTGCCGGCCCCCTCGGACACGTCGTCGAGGGCGTCCCACGGCTTTTGCTGCGGCCCGCCGCCCCGGCCACGACCCGCCCGCTGACCCTCGACCCGGACGTACGGGTCGCCCTGGTCACCCTGTCCCTCGGCGACCGCGGCGAACTCCTCGACGCCGTCGACGACCGCTTCGACGGCCTCGTCGTCGCCGCCTTCGGCGCCGGCCACGTCCCGACCTGGCTCGTCGAGCCGCTGGAGGCACTCGCCACCCGCATCCCCGTCGTCCTGGCCTCCCGCACCGGAGCCGGCGCGACGCTCTCCCAGACCTACCGCGGCCCCGGCTCCGAGTACGACATGCTCCACCGCGGCCTCGTCCCGGCCGGCCCCCTCGACCCGGCCAAAGCCCGGCTGCTCCTCCAGGCGCTGCTCTCCAGCGGCGCCAAGGGACCCGCCGGCTACGACCGCCCCGGCATCACCGCCGCCTTCACCCACCTCACGGGCACGGGCCTTGCCTGA
- the pepN gene encoding aminopeptidase N, whose amino-acid sequence MSVLTRDEAQTRAQLLDVHHYAVELDLTTGDDTFDSTTLIRFSARTPGDTFVELKPVTLRSATLDGTPLDPEALTENRLPLTGLTEGEHELRIDASMRYSRTGEGMHRFTDPTDGETYVYTQLFMEDVQRVFAAFDQPDLKAVFELTVTAPDGWTVLANSITEQQDDGRWKAAPTPLLSTYFVAVAAGPWHSVRTEHAGLPFGIHCRRSLAPYLDADADEIFDVTKACYDRYHEKFEEPYPFDSYDQAFVPEFNAGAMENPGLVTFRDEFVYRSAVTVTERQTRAMVIAHEMAHMWFGDLVTLRWWDDIWLNESFAEYMGFQTVNEACSDRFPDTWVDFGVTRKAWGYDADQRPSTHPVAPDPEAVPDTASALLNFDGISYAKGASALRQLVAWMGEKDFLAGINTHFKRHKFGNATLADFIDSLASATDRDVHGWAEQWLRTTGVDRLRPVVGDGDEKKYWHLTVDQDGDRPHRIAVGAYDRDGSRLVLREQFEIDVPQGDSVAVRAGRRPDLVVLNEGDLTYAKVRFDETSEEAALRGLSRIPDGLTRAVVWNTLRDMVRDGELEPAAYLETALAHLPEETELAVVQGVLGFARTQVADRYTAPEDRPAALATITEIARDLLRRTEDGDSPGLRLTAVRTFIDSATTPDKIASWLDEGTVHGGPELDPELRWRILARLAVLGATDEAAIEAELARDPSASGQEGAARCRAALPTAEAKAAAWSAMFETDDLSNYLFTATAQGFWQPEQSTLVQDYVPRFYADAPAMAARRSPAMAEAAGRYAFPAYAIDAHSLATGQEHLTDPDLTPALHRKLVDQLDDLARALRVREA is encoded by the coding sequence ATGTCCGTACTGACGCGCGACGAAGCGCAGACCCGTGCCCAGCTCCTCGACGTCCACCACTACGCCGTGGAGCTCGACCTCACCACCGGAGACGACACCTTCGACTCCACCACCCTGATCCGGTTCAGCGCCCGCACCCCCGGGGACACCTTCGTCGAGCTGAAGCCGGTCACCCTGCGCTCCGCCACCCTCGACGGCACCCCGCTCGACCCCGAGGCCCTGACGGAGAACCGGCTGCCCCTCACCGGGCTCACCGAGGGCGAGCACGAACTGCGGATCGACGCGTCGATGCGGTACTCCCGCACCGGCGAGGGCATGCACCGCTTCACGGACCCCACCGACGGCGAGACCTACGTCTACACCCAGCTGTTCATGGAGGACGTGCAGCGCGTCTTCGCCGCCTTCGACCAGCCCGACCTCAAGGCCGTCTTCGAGCTGACCGTCACGGCGCCCGACGGCTGGACCGTCCTCGCCAACAGCATCACCGAGCAGCAGGACGACGGCCGCTGGAAGGCCGCACCCACCCCGCTGCTCTCCACCTACTTCGTCGCCGTCGCCGCCGGCCCCTGGCACTCGGTGCGCACCGAACACGCCGGCCTGCCCTTCGGCATCCACTGCCGCCGCTCCCTCGCCCCGTACCTCGACGCGGACGCCGACGAGATCTTCGACGTCACCAAGGCGTGCTACGACCGCTACCACGAGAAGTTCGAGGAGCCGTACCCCTTCGACTCCTACGACCAGGCATTCGTGCCCGAGTTCAACGCCGGCGCCATGGAGAACCCCGGCCTGGTCACCTTCCGCGACGAATTCGTGTACCGCTCCGCCGTCACCGTCACCGAACGACAGACCCGCGCCATGGTCATCGCCCACGAGATGGCCCACATGTGGTTCGGCGACCTGGTCACCCTGCGCTGGTGGGACGACATCTGGCTGAACGAGTCCTTCGCCGAGTACATGGGCTTCCAGACCGTCAACGAAGCCTGCTCCGACCGCTTCCCCGACACCTGGGTCGACTTCGGCGTCACCCGCAAGGCCTGGGGCTACGACGCCGACCAGCGCCCCTCCACCCACCCCGTCGCCCCCGACCCCGAGGCCGTCCCCGACACCGCCTCCGCGCTCCTCAACTTCGACGGCATCTCCTACGCCAAGGGCGCCTCCGCGCTGCGCCAGCTGGTCGCCTGGATGGGGGAGAAGGACTTCCTCGCAGGCATCAACACCCACTTCAAGCGCCACAAGTTCGGCAACGCCACCCTCGCCGACTTCATCGACAGCCTCGCCTCCGCCACCGACCGCGACGTCCACGGCTGGGCCGAGCAGTGGCTGCGCACGACGGGCGTGGACCGGCTGCGGCCCGTCGTCGGGGACGGCGACGAGAAGAAGTACTGGCACCTCACCGTCGACCAGGACGGCGACCGCCCGCACCGCATCGCGGTCGGCGCGTACGACCGCGACGGCAGCCGGCTCGTCCTGCGCGAACAGTTCGAGATCGACGTCCCGCAGGGCGACTCCGTCGCCGTACGCGCCGGACGCCGCCCCGACCTCGTCGTCCTCAACGAAGGCGACCTCACGTACGCCAAGGTCCGCTTCGACGAGACGTCCGAGGAGGCGGCCCTGCGCGGCCTCTCCCGCATCCCCGACGGCCTCACCCGCGCCGTCGTCTGGAACACCCTGCGCGACATGGTCCGCGACGGCGAACTCGAGCCCGCCGCCTACCTGGAGACCGCCCTCGCCCACCTGCCCGAGGAGACCGAACTCGCCGTCGTCCAGGGCGTCCTGGGCTTCGCCCGCACCCAGGTCGCCGACCGCTACACCGCCCCCGAGGACCGTCCCGCCGCACTCGCCACGATCACCGAGATCGCCCGCGACCTGCTGCGCCGCACCGAGGACGGCGACTCCCCGGGCCTGCGCCTGACGGCCGTCCGCACCTTCATCGACAGCGCCACCACCCCCGACAAGATCGCCTCCTGGCTCGACGAGGGCACCGTCCACGGCGGCCCGGAACTCGACCCCGAACTCCGCTGGCGCATCCTCGCCAGGCTCGCCGTCCTCGGCGCGACCGACGAGGCCGCCATCGAGGCCGAACTCGCCCGCGACCCCTCCGCCTCCGGCCAGGAGGGCGCGGCCCGCTGCCGCGCCGCCCTGCCGACGGCCGAGGCCAAGGCGGCGGCCTGGTCGGCGATGTTCGAGACGGACGACCTCTCGAACTACCTCTTCACCGCCACCGCCCAGGGCTTCTGGCAGCCGGAACAGTCCACCCTCGTCCAGGACTACGTCCCCCGCTTCTACGCGGACGCCCCCGCGATGGCCGCCCGCCGCAGCCCCGCCATGGCCGAAGCCGCCGGCCGCTACGCCTTCCCCGCGTACGCGATCGACGCGCACTCCCTGGCGACGGGCCAGGAGCACCTGACCGACCCGGACCTCACCCCGGCCCTCCACCGCAAGCTCGTCGACCAGCTCGACGACCTGGCAAGGGCACTGCGGGTCCGCGAGGCCTGA
- a CDS encoding polymorphic toxin-type HINT domain-containing protein: MALIMVVAAIIGSLVATGVGPALADKFVTQVSCLFGGSCESGDLDGGPVAQEGAPAAGDAPDGDAPPPAEPPAPPAKTQAQLDFEAAQQALDLARTEQRTSDEKAKAIAKELAEILADELGLKNPFECVMTMDLATCGQAALDVLTGLIGGGAAGKFAKKYWKPWDWEKAAGKIKKVVGLAWDLKGRIGSAIDARGKVKNAEDTFNTAKAKLDAENAAKPKPEDPKKPPKKPDEEEEEPEKCPQPHSFLARTPVLFGDGSRRPIESVRLGDRVVATNPLTGRTAVRPVTRTIRTTDDKHFTVLTVLSGGRTQQLTATDTHPFWLTDLRRWADAGDIVAGAGLRTPEGRTVPVTAVRHYTQRQTTYDLTVDEIHTYYVLAGATPVLVHNNNCEDKVWEPYREDVSHDFQGPLPADAGIPPGSRLAPGYYTFIVRPDGSVRAIHDEVMKALNPTAGHVSLGENQGVIMAGRFVVDTSGRIIEVDNFSGHYAPKDLPGFTPLEDITRAAFRRHGWDIGDSWKYYPGRPGR, encoded by the coding sequence GTGGCGCTGATCATGGTCGTCGCCGCGATCATCGGCTCGCTGGTGGCGACCGGGGTCGGACCGGCCCTCGCCGACAAGTTCGTCACTCAGGTCTCGTGCCTGTTCGGCGGCAGCTGCGAGAGCGGTGACCTCGACGGGGGGCCGGTGGCTCAGGAAGGGGCCCCGGCCGCGGGTGATGCCCCGGACGGCGACGCGCCACCGCCCGCCGAGCCTCCGGCGCCGCCGGCGAAGACGCAGGCCCAGCTCGACTTCGAGGCGGCGCAGCAGGCGCTGGACCTCGCCAGGACCGAGCAGCGCACCAGCGACGAGAAGGCGAAGGCGATCGCCAAGGAGCTCGCCGAGATCCTCGCGGACGAGCTGGGGCTGAAGAACCCCTTCGAGTGCGTCATGACGATGGACCTCGCGACCTGCGGGCAGGCCGCCCTCGATGTGCTGACCGGTCTGATCGGCGGCGGCGCGGCGGGGAAGTTCGCGAAGAAGTACTGGAAGCCGTGGGACTGGGAGAAGGCCGCGGGCAAGATCAAGAAGGTCGTGGGGCTGGCCTGGGACCTGAAGGGCAGGATCGGCAGCGCCATCGACGCGCGCGGCAAGGTCAAGAACGCCGAGGACACCTTCAACACCGCGAAGGCGAAGCTCGACGCCGAGAACGCGGCCAAGCCGAAGCCCGAGGACCCGAAGAAGCCGCCGAAGAAGCCGGACGAGGAGGAGGAAGAGCCGGAGAAGTGCCCGCAGCCCCACAGCTTCCTGGCCCGCACACCGGTGCTGTTCGGTGACGGCAGCCGCCGTCCCATCGAGAGCGTGCGCCTCGGCGACCGCGTGGTCGCCACCAACCCCCTGACGGGCCGTACCGCGGTACGCCCGGTCACGCGGACCATCAGGACCACGGACGACAAGCACTTCACCGTCCTGACCGTCCTCTCGGGCGGCCGCACGCAGCAGTTGACCGCCACCGACACGCACCCGTTCTGGCTCACCGACCTGCGCCGCTGGGCGGACGCCGGCGACATCGTGGCCGGCGCCGGGCTGCGTACGCCGGAGGGCCGGACCGTGCCGGTGACGGCGGTCCGCCACTACACGCAGCGGCAGACGACGTACGACCTCACGGTGGACGAGATCCACACGTACTACGTGCTGGCGGGGGCCACGCCCGTTCTCGTTCACAACAACAATTGCGAGGACAAGGTCTGGGAGCCGTACCGTGAGGACGTCTCGCACGATTTCCAGGGACCTCTTCCGGCAGATGCGGGGATTCCGCCAGGGTCACGCCTTGCGCCGGGCTATTACACCTTCATCGTTCGCCCGGACGGTTCCGTGCGCGCCATACACGACGAAGTGATGAAGGCCCTCAACCCCACTGCCGGACACGTGTCCCTGGGTGAGAATCAAGGGGTGATCATGGCAGGGCGATTCGTTGTCGATACAAGCGGCAGGATCATCGAGGTCGACAATTTCTCCGGCCACTATGCCCCGAAGGACCTCCCGGGGTTCACTCCGCTGGAGGACATCACACGTGCCGCCTTCCGGCGACATGGTTGGGACATCGGAGACTCCTGGAAATACTATCCGGGGCGACCAGGCCGCTGA
- a CDS encoding pyridoxal phosphate-dependent decarboxylase family protein yields the protein MRAAPPPPPLAGGTSGPDALRPLLDTVLDALRSGAAERGGPLPGGGPDTVARRVHDRLGDALPEAGDGAGEALRLVAHTLAAGAADPADPLCAAHLHTPPLALAVAADLAASALNPSMDSWDQAPAASALETLVTTALAAQVYPDAPRPDALVTTGGTESNQLALLLARERHGSVRAVVGANAHHSFHRAAWLLGLPEPVVVPTPNGTIDPVALDEALTDLTGPLLVAATAGTTDTGSIDPLPEIADLCTAHGAELHIDAAYGGPLLFSDTHRTLLTGLDRARTVTIDLHKLGWQPAAAGLLAVRDTTDLAPLAHTADYLNADDDTDAGLPDLLGRSLRTTRRPDIVKTAVTLRALGRTGLGDLVDTCRDLAEHLADLVDKTPGLELHERPPLTTVLFRPTHATDDTVAAIRRTLLTHGHAVLGRAHADGRLWLKATLLNPHTTPDDLHQIITLVEGSTDR from the coding sequence ATGCGTGCCGCACCCCCGCCCCCGCCCCTCGCCGGAGGAACCTCCGGCCCGGACGCCCTGCGCCCACTCCTCGACACCGTCCTCGACGCCCTCCGCTCCGGCGCCGCCGAGCGCGGCGGCCCACTGCCCGGCGGGGGCCCGGACACCGTCGCCCGGCGCGTACACGACCGACTCGGCGACGCACTCCCCGAAGCCGGCGACGGAGCAGGCGAGGCACTACGACTCGTCGCCCACACCCTCGCCGCAGGCGCCGCCGACCCCGCCGACCCCCTGTGCGCCGCCCACCTCCACACCCCGCCCCTCGCACTCGCCGTCGCCGCCGACCTCGCCGCCTCCGCGCTCAACCCCTCCATGGACTCCTGGGACCAGGCCCCCGCCGCCTCCGCCCTCGAAACCCTCGTCACCACCGCCCTCGCCGCCCAGGTCTACCCCGACGCGCCCCGCCCCGACGCGCTCGTCACCACCGGCGGTACCGAATCCAACCAACTCGCCCTGCTCCTCGCCCGCGAACGCCACGGATCCGTCCGCGCCGTCGTCGGCGCCAACGCCCACCACTCCTTCCACCGCGCCGCCTGGCTCCTCGGCCTCCCCGAACCCGTCGTCGTCCCCACCCCCAACGGCACCATCGACCCCGTCGCCCTCGACGAAGCACTCACCGACCTGACCGGCCCCCTCCTCGTCGCCGCCACCGCCGGAACCACCGACACCGGCAGCATCGACCCCCTCCCCGAGATCGCCGACCTGTGCACAGCACACGGCGCCGAACTCCACATCGACGCCGCCTACGGCGGCCCACTCCTGTTCAGCGACACCCACCGCACCCTCCTCACCGGCCTCGACCGCGCCCGCACCGTCACCATCGACCTGCACAAACTCGGCTGGCAACCCGCCGCCGCCGGCCTCCTCGCCGTCCGCGACACCACCGACCTCGCCCCCCTCGCCCACACCGCCGACTACCTCAACGCCGACGACGACACCGACGCCGGCCTGCCCGACCTCCTCGGCCGCTCCCTGCGCACCACCCGCCGCCCCGACATCGTCAAGACCGCCGTCACCCTCCGCGCCCTCGGCCGCACCGGCCTCGGCGACCTCGTCGACACCTGCCGCGACCTCGCCGAACACCTCGCCGACCTCGTCGACAAGACCCCCGGCCTCGAACTCCACGAACGGCCCCCGCTCACCACCGTCCTGTTCCGGCCCACCCACGCCACCGACGACACCGTCGCCGCGATCCGCCGCACCCTCCTCACCCACGGCCACGCCGTCCTCGGCCGCGCTCACGCCGACGGCCGCCTCTGGCTCAAAGCCACCCTGCTCAACCCCCACACCACCCCCGACGACCTGCACCAGATCATCACCCTCGTGGAAGGCAGCACCGACCGATGA